One Clostridium novyi NT genomic window carries:
- a CDS encoding FecCD family ABC transporter permease, whose translation MKNMSNNMSNKLKVLIILMSLVLLVALIIVTIGVGSVSISVKEIIDTFLGHGNEINESIIMDMRLPRIIIAVFVGAGLSISGALLQSIMNNPLADPGITGVSSGASLLAITVMLYFPKLHGVLPLMAFLGAIVACMMVFILSWDKGLNPMRVILSGVAVNAVFVGATSLLSILNSDKIQGILLWINGSIAYKGWTEVKYLVPYSVIGIILALLCAKGANLLALGDDVATNLGVNVTKTRFLVALVAVFLAGVSTSVVGIIGFIGLIVPHICRLILGYDYKYLIPMSAIMGGILLLLADTLARFVARPVELPVGILMAMLGGPFFLFLLRRRK comes from the coding sequence ATGAAAAATATGAGCAATAATATGAGCAATAAATTAAAAGTGTTAATAATATTGATGTCATTAGTCTTATTAGTAGCTTTAATAATTGTTACTATTGGTGTTGGTAGTGTAAGTATATCAGTAAAAGAAATTATAGATACTTTCTTAGGACACGGAAATGAAATAAATGAAAGTATTATTATGGATATGAGATTACCTAGAATAATCATAGCTGTTTTTGTTGGAGCGGGACTTTCAATATCAGGTGCTTTACTTCAATCAATCATGAATAATCCACTAGCGGATCCTGGAATTACAGGGGTATCATCTGGAGCTAGTCTCCTTGCTATAACAGTTATGTTATACTTCCCAAAGTTACATGGAGTATTACCTCTTATGGCTTTTTTAGGTGCAATAGTTGCTTGTATGATGGTATTTATATTATCTTGGGACAAAGGATTAAATCCTATGAGGGTTATTTTATCAGGTGTTGCAGTAAATGCTGTTTTTGTTGGAGCAACATCATTGCTTTCAATATTAAATAGTGACAAGATACAAGGTATTTTATTATGGATAAATGGAAGTATAGCCTACAAAGGTTGGACAGAAGTAAAATATTTAGTTCCATATAGTGTTATAGGAATAATTCTTGCCTTACTTTGTGCAAAAGGAGCTAATTTATTAGCATTAGGGGATGATGTAGCAACTAATCTTGGAGTAAATGTAACAAAAACTAGATTTTTAGTAGCTTTAGTTGCAGTATTTTTAGCAGGGGTTAGCACATCAGTTGTAGGTATTATAGGGTTTATAGGTCTTATAGTTCCTCATATATGTAGGTTAATACTTGGATATGATTATAAATATTTAATTCCCATGAGTGCGATAATGGGGGGGATATTATTACTTCTTGCAGATACTTTGGCAAGATTTGTTGCAAGACCTGTGGAGCTTCCAGTAGGTATTTTAATGGCTATG